A genomic window from Vitis riparia cultivar Riparia Gloire de Montpellier isolate 1030 chromosome 16, EGFV_Vit.rip_1.0, whole genome shotgun sequence includes:
- the LOC117933999 gene encoding transcription factor MYB92-like, with product MRGRAQNQEDQERVRWSPDEDKKLAEYMERHGETGSWKNVPTLAGLNREPKACRQRWYSNVKPGINQKPFSEEEKATIIELQKQHGNEWETIAQEMSGRTATKIKNFWNSHQRNNPQVCPRNPDGIGIELASIPNASSIPAPVSASLEPSKADQVVEIVEVTPADQEIANRYPSTSTTFEHCDDLGSEGIPVDILFNWSPPDTSVDSIFN from the exons ATGAGGGGAAGAGCACAGAACCAGGAAGATCAGGAGAGAGTTCGATGGTCACCGGACGAAGACAAGAAACTTGCTGAATATATGGAGAGACATGGTGAGACTGGCTCCTGGAAAAATGTCCCAACTCTTGCAGGCCTGAACAGGGAACCGAAGGCTTGTAGGCAAAGGTGGTACAGCAACGTGAAGCCTGGTATCAACCAAAAGCCCTTCTCTGAAGAGGAAAAAGCCACCATTATCGAACTCCAAAAGCAGCATGGCAATGA GTGGGAAACTATAGCACAGGAGATGAGCGGAAGAACGGCTACTAAGATCAAGAATTTCTGGAATTCCCATCAGAGGAACAACCCACAAGTTTGTCCCAGGAACCCAGATGGGATCGGTATTGAGCTTGCGAGTATTCCAAATGCAAGTTCCATTCCTGCGCCGGTTTCAGCCTCACTGGAGCCCTCCAAGGCCGATCAAGTAGTGGAGATTGTTGAGGTCACCCCAGCTGACCAAGAAATCGCCAACCGTTATCCCAGTACTTCAACCACCTTTGAGCATTGTGACGATTTAGGTTCAGAAGGCATTCCAGTCGATATTCTATTTAACTGGAGCCCTCCAGACACTTCAGTCGATAGTATATTTAATTAG
- the LOC117933909 gene encoding transcription factor MYB93-like — MAASQARERNGPKKSPWTPKEDQKLIRYIKKHGEPRQWTKVPKLARLNRCGKSCRLRWLKYLRPDIKRGNFTQNEEDTIIKLQSVHGNRWAFIATRLPGRTDTEIKNYWNTRLKKLAKRIFPQPLKHHYALKLQSDARVPNPHLHGVGFISTYPTGALTGQGSGFNYQAMRDPTVYNPPDQFDRLITSILNTGTPIQPLLAVAGWLASTGAYLRDYALGLYSDAELPNLHSLHNPVVQPGFSDITPDPQAQLAGLGFISTDPAQTLPSHHNYPDEHGSLFVNIPTERSVPAVLVSDSTERSRNRALQGQPSSGERGHAS, encoded by the exons ATGGCAGCATCACAGGCACGTGAGCGGAATGGGCCGAAAAAGAGTCCATGGACTCCTAAAGAAGATCAGAAACTGATAAGATACATCAAGAAACATGGTGAGCCTAGACAGTGGACAAAGGTCCCAAAGCTTGCGAGGCTGAACAGGTGTGGGAAGAGTTGTAGATTGAGGTGGCTCAAATATCTGAGGCCCGATATCAAGCGAGGGAACTTCACTCAAAACGAAGAAGACACCATCATCAAACTTCAATCTGTTCATGGCAACAG GTGGGCCTTTATTGCCACTCGACTTCCTGGCCGGACTGACACTGAAATCAAGAACTATTGGAACACCCGTTTGAAGAAGCTTGCGAAAAGGATATTTCCCCAGCCACTCAAACACC ACTATGCCCTGAAGTTGCAGTCAGATGCACGGGTACCCAATCCTCACCTCCATGGAGTTGGTTTCATTTCAACATACCCTACGGGGGCTCTCACCGGTCAAGGATCCGGTTTCAATTATCAGGCGATGAGGGACCCAACAGTTTACAACCCTCCAGACCAATTTGATCGTTTGATTACCAGCATTCTAAATACGGGG ACCCCGATACAACCGTTACTCGCAGTTGCTGGTTGGTTAGCTTCTACTGGGGCTTATCTAAGGGACTACGCCCTGGGATTGTACTCAGATGCAGAGCTACCTAATCTTCACTCGCTGCATAACCCCGTAGTACAGCCGGGCTTCAGTGACATTACACCCGATCCTCAGGCTCAGCTCGCTGGACTTGGTTTCATTTCAACAGACCCTGCTCAGACTCTCCCCAGTCATCACAACTATCCAGACGAGCATGGTTCTTTGTTTGTTAATATTCCAACTGAAAGGTCTGTTCCTGCAGTTCTAGTTTCAGACTCAACCGAGCGCTCCAGGAACCGAGCGCTCCAGGGCCAACCAAGTAGTGGAGAACGAGGTCACGCCAGCTGA